The stretch of DNA ATGATCAAGATGGCAACGAACAGGTGCATGATTTTTCTTATGAAACAACCGACAGCTTGAATGATATCCTTTCAGATATTACAAATTCTGACGCGGGTGTCCGCGCTTTCTATGACGAACAGACAAGAAAAGTTGTCATCGAGAAGAAAGATACCGGGCAGTTCAATAAAGATGGCGGACCGGAGATCAGTTTCGATGCCAGCACCAATAACTTCTTCACGAGTTTCTTGAATCTGGATGAAAATGAAGAATCAAAGGGCCAGAATGCGGTGCTTGTTTATAACGACAAGCTGGAGATTACGACCACCGAAAACAGCTATAATTTAAATGGCATGACGCTGAACTTCACGGCTCCGACAAATGGTGCAGCAACAGTGACAGTCAGCAATGATGTGGATGCGGCCGTCGAGAAAATCACGGCACTCGTCGATGAATACAACAAGCTGATCGAAGAAGTGAACGGAAAGCTGACGGAGCAGAAATACCGCGATTATCCTCCTCTCACAGAAGCTCAAAAGGAAGAAATGTCCGAGGATGAAATCAAGTTGTGGGAAGAGAAGGCGAAGAGCGGTCTGTTGAGAAGTGACTCTACATTGACCTCTGGTCTTTCGGGACTTCGTTCGACCTGGTACAGCTCGGTAGAGAACGGCGGGACATTTACGCACTTGACCCAAATCGGCATCACAACTTCCAAAGAGTGGCGCGATAATGGGAAACTGGTCATAGATGAAACAAAACTAAGGGAAGCCTTGACGGAGGATCCCGATGCGGTCCACAAGCTCTTTTATAATAATACAGAAGATGAATCAAGGGGATTGCTCAATCGTTTGGAAGATTCCCTTAAAAAGACAATGGACAATATCTATAACAAGGCTGGTAAATCGACTTATACAAATGATCAATTCACGATTGGCAAGAGCTTAAATGAAGTCAATGATAGAATCGAGTCTTATCAGGATTATCTAAAAGATGTAGAAGATCGATACTGGCGCCAATTCTCAGCCATGGAACAAGCCATAAGCCAATTGAATCAACAATCCGCTTATCTGATGTCTAACTTCGGAACGGCGTAAAAGGAGTATGACAATCATGTCGGTAAAAAATTACCAGGCGTATCAGCAAAATTCCGTCCAGACCGCTTCACCAGGTGAACTGACACTCATGCTGTATAACGGCTGTATCAAATTCATCAAATTTGCTCAGCAGGCATTGGAAACAAAGGATATCGAGGCGAAGAATACCAATATCCAAAAAGCGCAGAATATCGTGCGTGAGTTAATGATTACTTTGGATCCTGACATTCCAATCTCCAAAGAAATCATGCCTTTATATGACTTTATCAATCAGCAGCTGATTCAGGCAAATACACATAATGATCCGCAAGCGCTCAGTGCTGCATTGGAACTGATCACGGATTTCCGTGACACTTGGAAGGAAGTCGTCAAACAGGCGCGCAAGCAGCAATTCGGTACAGGAGCGTCTGTCTGATGAATCGGGTGCAGGCATTGTATGACACGACTTCTGAATTGGATGTACTCGTCAGTCAGCCTGTGACAGCCGAGAATCGGGAAGAAGTCGTCCATTCCCTTACAGAGCTGCTGGGTATCCGTTCTGAACAGATGGACGAGCTGAAGCCTCCTTTCACAAATGAAGAAAAGCAGCTGGGCAAGGCGCTATTGCCGATGAATGAACGGATCAGCAAGCATGTGCAGCAGATTTTCGAGCAATTGAAAATGGATATACGGATGATCAATAAGCAAAAGCAGTCCGGTAAAAAATATATCAACCCATATGCCAGCATGCATACGTTTGATGGCAGGTTTTTGGATAAACGGAAATGAAGAACGCCCGAACCTATAATGGTCCGGGCGTTTTATCGTTTGTTATTTTATTCGTGTCCATTTCGTGACAGGTTCCGACCATTTTTTTATTTTTCTGATTTATTTTTTGTTTATAAAGGGTTTGTAAAGGGAATGTAGAAAGTACCTCGTAAGGATGAAAGGAGGACACTTGTTATGAAGTACAATATTCGTGGCGAGAATGTCGAGGCTACAGAAGCGATCAAGAACTACGTTGAGAAGAAGGTAGGCAAATTGGAGAGATATTTCGATTCTCCGGTGAATTCCGAGGTTCACGTAAACTTGAGTGTCCATAACAATGAGTCGAAGATCGAAGTGACAATCCCGATGAAGAACCTGCTGCTGCGGGCAGAGGAAAGTCATACCGATCTATATGCCGCGATCGATCTGGTCGTAACGAAACTGGAACGGCAGATCAAGAAGCATAAGACGAAAGTGAATCGGCGCTCCCGCCAGAGCGGGGATGCACCGAAGCATGCATTCGCTGCTCTGGAGAATGAAAGTGCAGCCGGAGCAGTCGTCGCAGCTGCTGAAGATGAAGAAGACCTTAGTTCGTTCGAAATTGTACGGAACAAGCGTTTTGACCTGAAACCGATGGATTCCGACGAAGCAATCCTGCAGATGGATATGCTGGGGCATAGCTTCTTCGTTTATACGAACTCCGTTACAGGAGATACGAATGTAGTCTACAAACGTAAAGATGGAAGATATGGGCTCATTGAGCCTAACTGATAAAAGAAATACAAGGCAGGCACTTTCGTGTCTGCCTTTTTACATTTAAGCCGTTTTGCAAAAACGATGGGGAGATTATCTCGTAATCACTTAAAAAAAGAGATGAAAACTGTCGGATGGTGAGGAAATCTTGTGCTTTATGAGGAAAGTCCCTGGCCGTTTTACGAAAACGGTCATTTTCCCTTTCGAAAGTCCTGTGTTATAAATAAGTCAGCTACAACAAAGGGGGTACTGACCATCAGACATTCAGATAATGCTGTCCAAAGAGTCTCCCATTCCCAACTCACACAGCATGAGCATACGATCACACAGCTTCTCGAGATCATTGCGGCGACCAATCGAAGGCTGGCAGAACTTCAATGGAAGCAGGAGCAGCTCGAGCGCTGGTGCATCGAACAAATGCAGCGTGATCTGTCCTCCGGATCACGTGTCTTCTGAGGGGCAGACTTCCTTTTCCCCGCAAGACTCCCACCAGGATGCCGCAGTCTCCCCTCTGGAGGCTGCGCATTCCATTGACGGTGGTATTCAAGCGGCTGGAGTAGCGATTACGATACTGCGAATATCCGACATGGCACACTCCTTCCATGTTAAGCGGCGTCTGTTGGCGTCGCTGTTTTTTGCTTTTTTGGATGGGCTGATTACCCTTTCTTGTAAACCGTCAAGCCTAGTGTTATTATTATTTTTGGACTATACTTTTTTGATTTAAAAGAGGAGCGTTATGATGCGTGGACTACTAAAACGGGTGTTTGGAGACGGTACGCAGAAGCAAG from Terribacillus sp. FSL K6-0262 encodes:
- a CDS encoding flagellar hook-associated protein 2, whose translation is MVDSVSSSSSNSMRVGGLASGIDTDSLVEQLMNAERQKLYKLQQQQTTLTWQQDAYREVNTSLNSFYEKVKDMRLSTNFNTKSTSSTSSALTVTAGSAAPDGNFTINVKQIAKASINTSGSSIAEAGFDPDAAIGEQTFAGGKKVTEADLSFSITTYDQDGNEQVHDFSYETTDSLNDILSDITNSDAGVRAFYDEQTRKVVIEKKDTGQFNKDGGPEISFDASTNNFFTSFLNLDENEESKGQNAVLVYNDKLEITTTENSYNLNGMTLNFTAPTNGAATVTVSNDVDAAVEKITALVDEYNKLIEEVNGKLTEQKYRDYPPLTEAQKEEMSEDEIKLWEEKAKSGLLRSDSTLTSGLSGLRSTWYSSVENGGTFTHLTQIGITTSKEWRDNGKLVIDETKLREALTEDPDAVHKLFYNNTEDESRGLLNRLEDSLKKTMDNIYNKAGKSTYTNDQFTIGKSLNEVNDRIESYQDYLKDVEDRYWRQFSAMEQAISQLNQQSAYLMSNFGTA
- the fliS gene encoding flagellar export chaperone FliS; its protein translation is MSVKNYQAYQQNSVQTASPGELTLMLYNGCIKFIKFAQQALETKDIEAKNTNIQKAQNIVRELMITLDPDIPISKEIMPLYDFINQQLIQANTHNDPQALSAALELITDFRDTWKEVVKQARKQQFGTGASV
- a CDS encoding flagellar protein FliT — its product is MNRVQALYDTTSELDVLVSQPVTAENREEVVHSLTELLGIRSEQMDELKPPFTNEEKQLGKALLPMNERISKHVQQIFEQLKMDIRMINKQKQSGKKYINPYASMHTFDGRFLDKRK
- the raiA gene encoding ribosome-associated translation inhibitor RaiA gives rise to the protein MKYNIRGENVEATEAIKNYVEKKVGKLERYFDSPVNSEVHVNLSVHNNESKIEVTIPMKNLLLRAEESHTDLYAAIDLVVTKLERQIKKHKTKVNRRSRQSGDAPKHAFAALENESAAGAVVAAAEDEEDLSSFEIVRNKRFDLKPMDSDEAILQMDMLGHSFFVYTNSVTGDTNVVYKRKDGRYGLIEPN